Proteins from one Mycteria americana isolate JAX WOST 10 ecotype Jacksonville Zoo and Gardens chromosome 1, USCA_MyAme_1.0, whole genome shotgun sequence genomic window:
- the CYREN gene encoding cell cycle regulator of non-homologous end joining isoform X2, with product MAAGARRRLLPAWMGAAGDERAAAAAAAPAPKAGRRQAKAGPRAAAVVYCMNEAELVDVALAVLAECEEGEEKARSRSEEEQELQATPNAAPGSTASTGGSGDHSLALPSPPDAGAGANAERTGWEDSEDDVLKYVREIFFS from the exons AtggcggcgggcgcgcggcggcggctcctcccggccTGGATGGGGGCGGCAGGGGacgagcgggcggcggcggcggcggcggccccggcccccaaggccgggcggcggcaggcgAAGGCAGGGCCCAG ggcggcggcggtggtgtaCTGCATGAACGAGGCGGAGCTGGTGGACGTGGCCCTGGCGGTCCTGGCCGAG TGCGAGGAAGGTGAGGAGAAGGCCCGGTCCAGGAGCGAAGAGGAGCAGGAGCTCCAGGCAACACCAAACGCGGCTCCTGGAAGCACAGCCAGCACGGGGGGAAGCGGCGACCACAGTCTGGCTCTCCCATCCCCTCCTGACGCTGGTGCTGGTGCCAACGCAGAGAGGACAGGCTGGGAGGACTCTGAGGACGACGTCCTGAAATATGTCAGGGAGATCTTTTTCAGCTAA
- the CYREN gene encoding cell cycle regulator of non-homologous end joining isoform X1 produces MAAGARRRLLPAWMGAAGDERAAAAAAAPAPKAGRRQAKAGPRAAAVVYCMNEAELVDVALAVLAEVSPDPRGWGRGPGRTSAAGRAPGRGQGALSPPAPWRPLSGRRVWRRCRAPPGFPGRLLLFPEAAGAGAAAFAPRPPRRALWTKPASTADLGTGEGCPAGMVGCSPTPCGAPGVKSRTAGSVFFFLLVGIYSARKVRRRPGPGAKRSRSSRQHQTRLLEAQPARGEAATTVWLSHPLLTLVLVPTQRGQAGRTLRTTS; encoded by the exons AtggcggcgggcgcgcggcggcggctcctcccggccTGGATGGGGGCGGCAGGGGacgagcgggcggcggcggcggcggcggccccggcccccaaggccgggcggcggcaggcgAAGGCAGGGCCCAG ggcggcggcggtggtgtaCTGCATGAACGAGGCGGAGCTGGTGGACGTGGCCCTGGCGGTCCTGGCCGAGGTGAGCCCGGACCCCCGGGGGTGGGGACGCGGCCCTGGCCGTACCAGCGCGGCCGGGAGGGCTccggggcgcgggcagggagcGCTGTCGCCCCCGGCTCCCTGGCGGCCCCTCTCCGGGAGGCGGGTCTGGAGGCGCTGCCGAGCGCCGCCCGGGTTTCCCGGTcgcctcctcctcttcccggAGGCCGCCGGCGCCGGCGCAGCTGCTTttgccccccggccgccccggcgggcCCTGTGGACAAAACCAGCCTCCACCGCGGACCTGGGGACTGGCGAGGGGTGTCCCGCGGGGATGGTGGGCTGCTCCCCTACCCCTTGCGGTGCTCCCGGGGTGAAGTCGCGCACAGCcgggtctgttttttttttccttttggttggAATCTACAGTGCGAGGAAGGTGAGGAGAAGGCCCGGTCCAGGAGCGAAGAGGAGCAGGAGCTCCAGGCAACACCAAACGCGGCTCCTGGAAGCACAGCCAGCACGGGGGGAAGCGGCGACCACAGTCTGGCTCTCCCATCCCCTCCTGACGCTGGTGCTGGTGCCAACGCAGAGAGGACAGGCTGGGAGGACTCTGAGGACGACGTCCTGA